The following proteins are co-located in the Sporolactobacillus pectinivorans genome:
- a CDS encoding MFS transporter, with amino-acid sequence MQEAVSNRGNKKGITLFVVVAMTFMATLDSSIVNVALPVMSSKMGVPLSSVEWVVASYSIIICATLLFFGRLGDIIGKSKVFQCGTVLFTIASLLCGLCHSFTPLVVSRFVQGIGASAYMANNQGIITELFPREGRGKALGILIAAVALGNMIGPSTGGFILSALSWNFIFWINVPMGIIVFLLGLKYLPKSESSGGKMDKIGAVLQFGGTLLLFGALIEAQKTGFANPYILTAILLALILIALFIGMEKKHGQPLLELKIFKNTQFLLYLICALTSFVCIAASIILLPFYLQDTLKLTPAQAGLFLILSPLILAFLSPVCGTISDKVGSEVISLAGLLIMGLGFFLMSRLYEHSSIMSCAIFVSIMAVGQSLFQPANNSLIMSTCPKNKLGIVGSVSSLVRNLGQIVGITLSTTLLYRFMSWKLNSHVSDYVKGRDDVFVYGMKSVYLILVTICCLGAALTAFRLFYVKSKTIQSEEMDK; translated from the coding sequence ATGCAAGAAGCAGTTTCAAATCGCGGCAACAAAAAGGGAATAACTCTGTTTGTCGTTGTCGCCATGACTTTTATGGCCACGCTGGATTCCAGTATTGTGAATGTGGCGTTGCCTGTGATGTCTAGCAAAATGGGCGTTCCGCTATCCTCCGTTGAATGGGTGGTTGCAAGCTATTCCATTATCATATGCGCTACACTCCTATTTTTTGGACGGCTTGGGGATATCATCGGGAAATCAAAAGTATTTCAATGCGGGACGGTTTTGTTCACCATAGCTTCCTTACTGTGCGGACTCTGCCATTCCTTCACTCCCCTCGTTGTTTCCCGTTTTGTCCAAGGGATCGGGGCTTCCGCCTATATGGCAAACAATCAAGGAATTATAACAGAATTATTTCCAAGGGAAGGTCGGGGCAAGGCACTGGGCATTTTGATTGCAGCAGTTGCGCTTGGAAACATGATTGGACCTTCGACTGGTGGTTTTATCCTATCGGCACTGAGTTGGAATTTCATCTTTTGGATTAATGTGCCAATGGGTATAATTGTTTTTCTGCTCGGGCTTAAGTACCTGCCCAAAAGTGAATCAAGTGGTGGAAAAATGGACAAAATAGGTGCAGTGCTCCAGTTTGGAGGAACGCTTTTATTGTTTGGGGCGCTGATTGAGGCACAAAAAACAGGTTTTGCGAATCCGTATATCCTGACGGCAATCCTTTTAGCGCTTATTTTAATCGCATTGTTTATCGGGATGGAAAAGAAGCACGGGCAACCCCTCCTTGAACTAAAGATATTTAAAAACACACAATTTTTATTATACCTTATCTGCGCACTCACTTCATTCGTCTGTATTGCCGCATCCATTATCCTGCTTCCATTTTACCTCCAGGATACCCTGAAACTGACACCGGCTCAGGCAGGCTTGTTTTTGATACTGTCTCCGCTGATTCTAGCATTCCTTTCCCCGGTGTGCGGCACTATTTCCGATAAGGTCGGGTCTGAAGTGATTTCTCTGGCAGGTCTGCTGATTATGGGTTTAGGTTTTTTCCTCATGTCGAGGCTTTACGAGCATTCCTCCATTATGTCCTGCGCGATTTTTGTTTCCATCATGGCTGTGGGGCAATCGCTGTTTCAACCGGCGAATAATTCTTTGATTATGTCCACTTGCCCTAAGAATAAACTCGGGATCGTGGGCAGCGTTAGCTCACTGGTGCGGAATCTCGGACAAATTGTAGGAATAACGCTTTCAACAACGCTGCTCTACCGTTTTATGAGTTGGAAGTTAAACAGCCATGTTTCTGATTACGTCAAAGGAAGGGATGACGTATTCGTTTATGGCATGAAAAGTGTTTACCTCATACTGGTCACTATTTGTTGTCTCGGGGCTGCATTGACTGCATTCAGACTTTTTTACGTGAAAAGCAAAACAATACAATCGGAGGAAATGGATAAATAA